Within Mycobacterium heckeshornense, the genomic segment GCGTGAGGGGCGGTAGCGCTCCAGCAGCGAACGGACAGTGTCCATGGCGGCCACGGCCCGCTCCTTGTCGACGGCCTGGATGGCCATCACCGGGATGTACTCGTCGCCGGGCAGGTCGATGCGCGCCCAGCGGGCGCCGGTCGGAAACGATACGCCGACCACGTGCGACCATGGGATCAGCCGCTCGCCCAGCAGGTTGCGCACCGACAGCCCGGAGGCGCCGACGCGCAGCCGGGGCCGCGCGAACAGCAGCACCACGCCGGCGATGACCAGGCCCAGCGCGCCGATGGCCACCTGATCGGCAGTCTGGAAGACCACGCCGGTGGACTTCACTTTGAGTAGCAGCCCCACAGCGATGTGCGCGGCGGCGATCACCGCCGCCGCGGCGTAGGCGAAGTACGGTGTCAGGTGCGGACGCACTTCCGCGTCCCAGCCCGGTTGCCGGCTCACGACCGTGTGCGTAGCTCGCGCAGCGTCAGTGCGGTGTTCAACGCGGCGGCGGTCGCCTGCGCACCCTTGTCTTCGGTCGATGTGGACAGGCCCGCCCGGTCACGCGCCTGCTCCTCGGTGTGGGTGGTCAGCACGCCATTGGCCACCGGGGTCGACGCGTCCAGCGAGACCCGGGTCAAACCCTGGGTCACCGCATCGCAGACATAGTCGAAATGCGGTGTCTCACCACGGATTACTACGCCCAGGGCGACGACCGCGTCGTGGTTGCGCGCTAGTTCCTGTGCTACCACCGGGATCTCGATCGCACCGAGCACCCGAACCACGGTCGGATCGCCGATCCCCCATTCCGCCGCCGTTTTACGGGCGCCGGTCAATAACGCGTCGCAGATTTCGGCATGCCACGTGCTGGCGACGATAGCCAGTTTCAACCCGGACGCGTCGAGCGCCGGCATTTCCGGCACACCGGCGGCTGGGCTCATGTGCGCCGCTCCTCCTCATCGCTGCGCTCTGCATCGTCGCCGGCGCGGCTCACAGGGCGCCGCCGAATTCGCCTGGCAGATGGACTGATTCGTGGTAGTCGTCGAGCCCGATCAGGTCGTGGCCCATCCGGTCGCGTTTGGTCATCAGATACCGGATGTTCTCGGCATTGGCCCGCACCGGCAGCGGCACCCGCTCGATGATGTGCAACCCATAGCCGTCCAGACCGACCCGCTTGGCGGGGTTGTTGGTCAGCAACCGCATCGAGCGGACCCCCAGATCGACCAGGATCTGCGCGCCGATGCCGTAGTCGCGGGCGTCGGCGGGAAACCCGAGTTTGAGGTTGGCGTCGACGGTGTCTTCACCCGCGTCCTGCAGCTGGTAGGCCTGCAGTTTGTGCAGCAGGCCGATGCCGCGGCCCTCGTGGCCGCGCATGTAGAGCACGACGCCGCGTCCTTCCCGCGCCACCATGGCCATCGCCGCGTCCAGCTGGGGACCGCAGTCGCAGCGGCGCGACCCGAACACGTCACCGGTCAGGCACTCCGAGTGCACTCGGACCAGCACGTCGTCGCCGTCGTAGTTGGGCCCGGCGATCTCGCCGCGCACCAAAGCCACGTGCTCGACGTCGTCGTAGATGCTGGTGTAGCCGATCGCGCGGAACTCGCCGTGTCGGGTCGGGATCCGTGCTTCGGCCACCCGCTCGATCTGTTTCTCGTGTTTGCGCCGATATTCGATCAAGTCGGCGATGGCGATCAACGCCAGGTCGTGTTCGTCTGCGAACACGCGCAGTTCGTCGGTCTGGGCCATCGCGCCCTCGTCCTTCTGGCTGACGATCTCGCACAGCACGCCCGCGGGTTGCAGTCCGGCCATGCGGGCCAGGTCGACGGCAGCTTCGGTGTGGCCGGGGCGCCGCAGCACGCCGCCGTCCTTGGCGCGCAACGGGACAACGTGACCCGGCCGGGTGAAGTCGTCGGCGACACTGCGCGGATCGGCCAGCAACCGCATCGTCGTGGCCCGGTCAGAAGCTGAAATACCAGTTCCCACACCATATCTCGCATCCACGGTGACGGTGTAGGCGGTGCCGCGCTTGTCCTGGTTGACCGCGTACATCGGCAGCAGGCCCAGCCGGTCGCAGATCGCGCTGTCCAGCGGCACGCACAAGTAGCCGGAGGTGTAGCGGACCATGAACGCGACCAGGCTCGGCGTCGCTTTTTCGGCGGCGAAGATGAGGTCGCCCTCGTTCTCGCGGTCCTCGTCGTCGATGACGATGACGGCCTTACCCGCCGCTATGTCGGCAACCGCCCGTTCGACGGAGTCCAACCTCGTCATTTCTGCCACCCTGTCCGTTCCCGACCGTTCTCGGCCGAGAACGCTCACCAGACGAGCCCCGGTGAAGAGCTCAAGTGCTGCATCCAGTATGAACCACCGCCCTACCGCCGTTATTGCGCTGGCTTTAGTCGGCGGGACGATGCATCAACCGCTCGACGTATTTGGCGATGACGTCGACCTCGAGGTTGACCGCGGTGCCCACCGGGGCGCGGCCCAAGGTGGTCAGCTCCCGGGTGGTCGGAATCAGCGAGACCTCGAACCAACCCTCGCCGAGCGCGGAGACCGTCAGCGAGATGCCGTCCACCGTGATCGAGCCCTTCTCGACGACGTAGCGGGCCAGCGCGGCGGGCAGCTCGATGCGCACCACTTCCCAGCCCTCGGCAGGAGTCCGGGCCAGGATTCGACCGGTCGCGTCGACGTGGCCCTGCACGATGTGCCCACCGAGGCGGCTGTTCACCGCCGCGGCCCGCTCGAGATTCACCGGACTGCCCACTTCCAGGCCGCCCAGGCTGGACCGGTTCAGCGTCTCGCCCATCACATCGGCGGTGAACTGCCCGCCGGGCAGCACGTCGACGACGGTCAGGCACACCCCGTTGACGGCGATCGAGTCGCCGTGCCCCGCGTCAGCGGTGACCACCGGGCCGCGGATGGTCAAGCGCGCGCAATCGCCCAGCTGCTGCTTGGAAAGCACTTCGCCGACTTCCTCGACGATTCCGGTGAACACCTGACCAGGCTAGTAATTCAGCGCGGACCGCGGGAAGGCGCGCCAGCTTCGGCTTCCCGGTGCAGCCTCGACAACCCTCTACGATGCACCTATGCAGACGCCTCGCCGCCTCCTTGCCGCTGTTGCCGCCGTGAGCATCGCCGCCGTCGCCTCGATCAGCGGTTGCTCCTCGTCCTCGAAGTCCTCCAGCAAACCGCTTCCGGACGCGGCGACGCTGGTCAAACAGTCCAGCCAGGCCACCAAGAACGTCAAAAGTGTGCATTTGGTGTTGTCGACCACGGGGAAGGTGCCGGGGCTGCCGATCAAAACGCTCACCGGCGACCTCACCACCGACCCCACCGCGGCGAAGGGCAACGCCAAGATCACCATCGGCGGCTCGGACATCGACGCCGATTTCGTGGTCTACGACTCAAATCTGTACGCGACGCTCACGCCGGGCAAGTGGGACAATTTCGGCCCCGCCGCCGACATCTACGACCCGTCGACGATCCTGAACCCCGACACCGGTCTGGCCAACGTGTTGGCTCACTTCACCGATCCCAAGGCTCAGGCGCGGGAGAGCGTCAACGGCCAAGACACTGTCCGCATCACCGGACAGGTACCCGCCGACACGGTGAATCAGCTTGCGGCGCCGTTGAAAGCGACACAGCCGCAACCGGCGACGCTCTGGATCCAGGAGAACGGCGATCATGAGCTGGTTCAGGCCAAGCTGGATCAGAGCCCGGGCAATTCCATCCAGATGACCCTGTCGAACTGGAACCAGCCGGTCCAGGTCACCAAACCACCGGTGAGCTGACGAGATGCAAGCCGGACGCCGAATCGCGATCAGCGCGGGCAGTCTCGCCGTGCTGCTGGGTGCCCTCGACACCTATGTCGTGGTCACGATCATGCGCGACATCATCACGACGATCGGCATCCCGATCAACAAGCTCGAGCGGATCACCCCGATCGTCACCTGGTACCTGCTGGGCTACATCGCGGCGATGCCGCTGCTGGGCCGGGCCTCGGACCGGTTCGGGCGCAAGCTGCTGCTGCAGGCCAGCCTGGCCGCGTTCGCGGTCGGCTCGGTAGTCACAGCGCTCTCCACCGAGCTGCACGTGCTGGTCGTCGGCCGCACCATCCAGGGCCTGGCCGCCGGCGCGCTGCTGCCGGTCACGCTGGCGCTGGGCGCCGACTTGTGGTCGACGCGCAACCGCGCCGGGGTGCTCGGCGGTATCGGCGCCGCGCAGGAACTCGGCAGCGTGCTCGGGCCGCTCTACGGGATTTTCATCGTCTGGCTGACCAGCCGCTGGCAGGACGTGTTCTGGATCAACGTGCCATTAGCGATCGTCGCGATGGTGATGATCCAGTTCAGTTTGCCGTCGCGCGAGCGCAGCAGCGAGCCGGAGAAAATCGATCTGGTCGGTGGACTGCTGTTGGCGGTGGCGTTGGGCCTGGCGGTGATCGGCCTGTACAACCCGGATCGCAGCGCTCAACAGGCGCTGCCCAGCTATGGGTTGCCGCTGGTGATCGGCGCGATGATCGCCGCGGTCGCGTTCGGGCTGTGGGAACGCTTCGCGCGCACCCGGTTGATCGAACCTGCCGGTGTGCACTTCCGGCCGTTCTTGGCCGCGCTGGGTGCATCGGTGGCCGCGGGCGCGGCGCTGATGGTGACGCTGGTCGACGTGGAGCTCTTCGCCCAGGGCGTGCTCGGCAAGGACCAGGACGAGGCCGCTCTGATGTTGCTGTGGTTCCTCGCCGCACTGCCGCTCGGGGCGCTGACCGGCGGGTGGATCGCGACCCGCATCGGCGACCGGGCGATGACGTTCCTCGGGCTGCTGATCGCGGCCGGCGGGTATTGGCTGATTTCCGGGTGGCGGCCTGACCTGCCGACCCGCCGGCACGACATCCTCGGCCTGGTGAGCTTGCCCGCGATGGACACCGATCTGGTCATCGCCGGGGTCGGGCTCGGGCTGGTGATCGGGCCGCTGTCGTCGGCGAGCCTGCGGGTCGTCCCGTCCGTGCAGCACGGCATCGCCGCGGCGCTCGTGGTGGTGGCCCGGATGACCGGCATGCTGGTCGGGTTGGCCGCGCTGAGTGCATGGGGGTTCCAGCGGTTCAACCAGATCGTTGCGGCCAAGACGGCGGCCGTTCCGGAAAACGCCAGCCTCGCCGAACGGTTAGCCCTCAAGGCGGTGCTGTACCGGGATGCGTTCGCGGAGATGTACGGCGGGATCTTCACGGTCACCGCCGTGGTCTGCATGGTGGGGGCGCTGCTGGGTCTGCTGCTGTCCAGCCGGCGTGTTCACGCCGAGGAGCCAGAACTGCGCGAGCACGAGCCGGTGGGTCCTAAGGCGTAACGGCGCGCTAGGCTAGCGCGGCACCAGGCTTAGCAGCAGGTCCGGTCCGACCCGCTGCACCCCGTCAAACCGCCACCGCAGCGCCCGCGCGATGCTCGGGACCCCGACATCGTCGACCGCGGTGATCGGCCCACCCAGCAGGATCGGCGCGACATAGGCCAGGATGCGGTCGATGGCCCCGGCGCGAAGGAAGGCACCCGCCAGCGTCGGCCCACCCTCGAGCAACACGTCGGTGCGATCCGACAAGGCCTTAAGCACCTCGTGCGGATCATGGGTTCGGATCACCATGGTGCGCGAATCGTCGTTGAGAACCTGTGCCTCCGAGGGGATTTCGCGCTTACCGACCACTACCCGCAGTGGCTGGCGTTCGGCAAGACTGCCGTCGGCCAGCCGGGCGGTCAGGGCCGGATCGTCGGCGAGCACCGTCCCGGTGCCAACGACGATGGCGTCGGCGGCGGCGCGGCGGCGATGCAAGTCCGCGCGGGCGGCCTCGCTGGTGATCCACTGGCTGGAGCCGTCAGCGGCAGCGCTGCGCCCGTCGATGCTGGTGGCGTACTTCCACGTCACATGCGGCAACCCGGTGCGCTGCTTGTGCAGCCACTCGCGCAGCGGCCCGGCGGCCACCAGGTCGGTCTGCACACCTGGAACGACATGCACGCCGGCGGCGGCCAGCCGGGCTGCGCCGCCCGCCGCGACGGGATTCGGGTCGGCAACCGCGTACACCACTGTGGCGATACCGGCGTCGAGCAGAGCATCCACGCACGGCGGGGTCTTGCCGTAGTGGTTGCAGGGCTCCAGCGTCACGACCGCGGTCCCGCCCGCGGCCAGGCCGCCGGCGCGGCGCAGCGCCACGATCTCGGCATGCGCGCTGCCGGCCGGCTCGGTGCCGCCGGCGCCGGCGACCCGGCCCTCACGGTCGAGGATGACCGCGCCGACCGGCGGATTGGGATAGGTGCTGCCCTTGACCAGTTCAGCGTGCTCGACGGCGAGCCGCATGGCGGCGTCGTAGCTGATGGCCACGGGAGTGCTCATCGGCGCAGATGCGGTGACGTGGCCCTGGCCCGGCGGCGCAGCGCCTCCACGGCGGCGGCGGGGTCGTCGGCACCGTAGACAGCGGATCCGGCGACAAAGCAGTCGACGCCGGCCTCGGCGGCCTGTTCGATGGTGTCGGCGTTGATCCCGCCGTCGATCTCGACGAGGATGGTCAGCTCGCCGGAGTCGACCATGCTGCGGACTTTGCGGACTTTGCCCAACACCTCAGGCATGAAGTCCTGGCCCCCGAAACCCGGTTCCACCGACATGACCAGAAACGTGTCGAAGTCCTTGAGGATGTCCAGGTAGGGCTCCAGCGGGGTGGCCGGCTTGATGCTCAGCCCGGCTTTGGCTCCCGCGGCGCGGATGTCGCGGGCCACCTTGACCGGGTTGTCGGTGGCCTCGGCGTGGAAGGTCACGTTGTAGGCGCCCGCCTCGGCGTAGGGCGGGGCCCACCGATCGGGGTCCTCGATCATCAGGTGGCAGTCCATCGGGATGTCGGTGACCTTCAGCAGGCTTTCGACCACCGGCAGTCCGATCGTCAGGTTGGGCACGAAATGGTTGTCCATCACGTCCACGTGCAGCCAGTCGGCGCCGGTCACGGCGGCCACCTGGTCGGCCAGGTGGGCGTAATCGGCGTTCAGGATCGACGGCGCTATCAGGGGCCGATCGGTCGTGCCCGGCATGCGCCTCAGCCTACTTTGGGCCTACTTGAAGCGCCGCGGCGAACATGGCGTCGGTGCCGTGGCGATGCGGCCACAGCTGGACATACGGCCCGTCCCCGAGCCGGTCGACGGGCTCGAACAACGGCCGGGTGTCCAGCGCGCGTACCGGGTGCCGGCGCAGCGCGTCGGCGACCACGCCGACGGTTTCGGCCAAATGTGGTGAGCAGGTCGCATACATCACCACACCCCCGGGCCGGGTCAGCGCGATCGCCGCCGCCAACAGCTCGCGTTGCAGCTTGGTCAGCGCCGGGATGTCGGTGGGCCGGCGCCGCCAGCGCGCCTCCGGCCGACGACGCAGCGCCCCCAGACCGGTGCACGGCACGTCGACGAGAACGCGGTCGAAGCCCGGCGCCAGCCCGCTGCACCGAGCGTCGACCCGCACCACCTCCACCGGGAGCCCACGGGTGTTGCGCGCCACCAGCTCGGCGCGGTGCGCCGACGGCTCCACCGCGGTCACCCGCGCCCCGCTGCCCGCGCCCAGCGCAGCCACCAGCGCGGTCTTGCCGCCAGGGCCCGCGCACAGATCCAGCCAGCGTCCAGTGTCGCCGTCGACCGGCGCCAACGTCAGCGCGCGGGCCACCAGTTGACTGCCCTCGTCCTGAACCAGAGCGAGCCCGTCGCGCACCGCCGGCAACTGCGCGGGGTCACCGGTCGGCAGGTACACCGCATACGGCGAATATCGGCCGACGCTGCCGCGCACGGCGTCGGCCAGCTCCCGAGCGCTCAGCGCATCGGGTCTTGCGGCCAAGTGGACTTGCGGCCGTTCGTCGTCGCTGGCCAGCAGTGCATCGAGTTCACCGGCCGCCGGGCCCAGCGCGTCGGCGAAGGCCTGCGCGATCCACCGCGGGTGGGCGTGCACGAAGGCGGTGTAGCCGATCGGGTCGCACGCGGGGTCGGGGGCCAACTCGGCTAGCCAGGACTGCTCGTCGCGGGCGTCGATGGCCCGCAGCACTGCGTTGACGAAACCTGCTCTGGCCGAATCGAATTCGATGCCAGCTTGCTCCACGGTGGTGGACACCGCGGCGTGCGCGTCGACCCGGGTGCGCAGCAGCTGGTAGGCGCCCAGCCGCAGCAGATCAAGCAGGACCGGGTTTATGGACTCAGATGGGCGCCCGGCGGCGGCGCCGATGATCGCGTCGAGCAGACCGAGGGTGCGACAGGTGCCGTAGGTGAGTTCGGTGGCAAATGCCGCGTCCCGTCCGCGGATTCCGCGTTCTCGCAGCAGCGCAGGTAGCGCAAGGTTCGGGTAGGCGTCTCGCTCGGAGACCGCCCGCAGCACGTCGAAGGCGGCGCGGCGGGCCGGATCCAGGGGCCGGCGGCGCTGCCGATGCCGCGGTTTACCAGGGCGGGATGACCGGCTCTCCGGTGTACGCCTGCCGCGGGTCATACCGCTCGCGCGTCCGGGTCGAGGCGAGCGCCGCGGGCCCAGTCGACCGCGTTCATGAACTTCTTTCCGGGCGGCTGGATCTGGCCCAGCCGTACCGGCTCCGACGAGGTGCCGATCCAGACGTCATGCCGACCGACGTGAATGCTGCCCGGTTCCAAGGGTTTCGGCGCTTGATCGTCAATGCTGACCGGCCCGATTTTGACCCGCTGGTCGCCGATGAGTGTCCATGCACCGGGCTTCGGTGTGAAGGCTCGGATCCGCCGCTCGACGACCGGCGCGGGTAAGTCCCAGCGCACCCGCGCTCGGTCCACAGTGACCTTGGGAGCGAAGCTGACACCGTCGGCGGGCTGTGGCACCGGTGTGAGCGTGCCGTCGGCGATACCGTCGAGTGTGGTCTCCAGCAGCGCGGCGCCCGAAACGGCCAGTCGCTCAAGCAAATCGCCCGCGGTGTCGGTGGGCCGAATCTCCTCGGTGACGACGCCGTAGACCGGCCCCGAGTCCAGGCTCGGCTCGATGCGGAAGGTGGTCGCGCCGGTGATCGTGTCACCGGCCGCGATGGCCGCCTGCACGGGTGCGGCCCCGCGCCAGGCGGGCAGCAGCGAGAAGTGCACGTTGACCCAGCCGTGGGGAGGTATCGCGAGCAGCTCCTCGCCCAGCAGGGCACCGTAGGCCACCACCGGGCAGCAGTCGGGTGCCAGCCCGCAGAGTTCGGCGACGAATTCAGCGGAGTTCGGCCGCCGCGGCCGCAGCAGCGGGATGCCCAGGTCGAGAGCCGCCCGCGCCACCGGCGACGGCTCCGGCCTGCCCCGGCGGCCGGACGCCGCGTCCGGGCGGGTGAGCACGGCGACCACGTCGTGCCGGGGCGAGTCGATGAGCCGACGCAACGCCGGCAACGCGGTTTCCGGGGTGCCGGCGAAGACGAGGCGCACCGGCACAGTCTAGGAACGGCGCCGCCGGACGTCGCCGGCCGATCAGGCCCCGTCGTCGAGATGGGCGGCCGGCTCTCCCCCGGCGGCGGTGAACGCCGTGAGCGCGCGCACCAAGCCGTGACGTTCCGACGCCGGCATTCGTTCGACGATGCGGGCGATCTCGGCGCGCCGCTGTGCGGTGACCTTGCGCACCACCTCACGTCCGCGCTCGGTCAACGCGGCCAACAGTTCGCGGCGCGACGTGGGGTGAGGTTGACGGTCGACGAGCCCGGCGCCGACGAGCCGATCCACCATTCGGCCCGCGGCCGACGGCCGCACGCCCAGCACGGCGGCCAGGGTCGCGAGGTTGATCGGGCCGCGGTTGGACAGGATCACCAGGGTCCGGAACTGCGGGATGGTGATGGTCTCGTCGACCCGGGCGATGGAGTGAGCCGAGATGCCCACCAGCAGGCGTGATGCGGTCAACAGCGCGTCGGTGATCGCGTCGAGCGACTCCTCGGTTGCAGTGGCTTTGGTGGTCATGGCCGCGCTTTCTGTGGTCACGCCGATCGTTTCGGCACACAGGGTTGCCACAGCATAGCAGCAGACAACTATAACCTACCAGAACTATTTCCTAAGACTACTATTGTCGTACGAACCCCGCATTCCTGGAGGAGATTCTCAATGAGCATTGACGTGCCCGCCGGAGCAGAGCACGCCTCGGCAATCAGCGACCGGGCGATGTGGGCATTGGGCGACTACGCGCTCATCGCCGAGCAGGTGATGGCGCCGCTCGGCCCGCTGCTGGTGGCCGCCGCCGGCATCGGTCCGGGCGATCGGGTCCTCGACGTCGCTGCCGGTTCCGGCAACGTGTCGGTTCCAGCCGCCAGGGTCGGCGCCCACGTGGTGGCCAGCGACCTCACACCGGAGCTGCTGCAGCGCGCCCAAAGACGCGCTGCCGACCTGCGTCTGCACCTCGAGTGCCGGGAAGCCAACGCCGAAGCGCTGCCGTTCGCCGACGGCGCATTCGACGCGGTGCTGTCCGCCATCGGCGTGATGTTCGCACCGCGCCATCAACGCGCCGCCAACGAGCTGGTGCGGGTGTGCCGGGCCGGCGGGACGATTGGCCTGATCAGCTGGACCCCGGAGGGGTTCTTCGGTCAGATGCTTGCCGCGATCCGGCCATACCGGCCGACACCGCAGCCGGGCATGCCTCCGGCGGCGCTGTGGGGTCGGGAAGACTACGTCACCGGCCTGTTGGGTCAGCGCGTCGGCGATGTCAGCGCGCGCCGGGGCATGCTGACAGTGGACCGGTTTGACAGCCCAGAAGCGGTGCACGAGTACTTCAAGCACCACTACGGCCCGACGATCAGCGCCTACCGCAACATCGCCGACAACCCGGTCCTGGTCGCCAGCCTTGACGCTCAACTCATCGAACTAGCCCAAAGCCACCTCAGAGACGGCGTCATGCAGTGGGAGTACCTGCTCGTCATCGCCAGAAAGTGGTAGAGCGGCTAGCTGCGTGTTGCCTCTTCTCCGGCCAGCCGGGGGATCAACCCGCCGGCTAGCACGTCCTTCACCTGGCGCTGTGAAAGCCGTTGCCGCACAGTCAGACACGTCTTTTTGGTGACGTTGTCGACCTGCAACGTGTCGCTGCGTGCCAAGGTGTCGCGAAGATTGCCGATGCGCAGCGTGTCGCCTTGCTCGATCGTGTCGTAGTCGTCCTCGTCGTCGAACTCGAGGGCGAGCACCCCGTAGTTGGCCAGGTTCTGCCAATGGATGCGGGCGAACGACTTGGCGATCACCACGCGCAGCCCCAGATAACGCGGTGCGATCGCGGCATGTTCGCGCGAAGATCCCTGGCCGTAGTTGTCGCCGCCGACGACGACGTGACCGGTCTGCTGGGCCTGCTGTGCCCGCTGGGGATAGGAGTCGTCGAGCTGGGCGAAACTGAACATCGACAGCTTCGGAATGTTGGAGCGATACGGCAGCGCTCGCGCGCCGGCCGGGGAGATCTCGTCGGTGGAGATGTTGTCGCCGACTTTGAGCAGCACCGGCGCCTCGATCTCGTCGGGCAACGGCGAGAACTCCGGAAGGCTCGAAACGTTTTGCCCCTTCACCGGTTCGACGTTGCGCGCCTGCTCCTGTGGCAACGGCGGCACCAACATCGCGGTATTCACCGAATTCTGCCGGGGAAGCTCAAGTTTCGGATACTTCACCTTTGCTTTGCGCGCCCACTCCCGCGGATCGGTGATCACTCCGGTCAACGCTGACGCGGCGGCGGTCTCCGGCGAACACAACCACACCGAGTCCTCTCTGGTGCCCGACCGACCGGGAAAGTTACGCGGCATGGTACGCAGCGAGTTTCGGCCGACTGCCGGGGCCTGACCCATGCCGATGCAGCCCATGTAGCCCGCTTGGTGAATTCGCGCACCGGCAACGACCAGCTCGGTCAGCGCGCCCATCTTGGTCAGGTCGGCCAGGATCTCCCGTGAGGTCGGGTTGATGTCAAAGCTGACATGCGGTGCCGTCTGCCGTCCCGCCACCATCGCGGCGGCGATCGCGAAATCGCGAAGTCCCGGGTTGGCGCTCGACCCGATCACCACCTGCGCGACGTCTTTACCGGCGGCGTCACGAACCGGCACCACATTGCCCGGCGAGGACGGTTGTGCGATCAGCGGCTCGATCTTGGATAGGTCGATGGTCTCTTCGATGTCGTAGCCCGCGCCATCGTCTGCGACCAACTCGACCCAGTCGTCCTCGCGGCCTTCGGCCCGCATGAAATCGCGAACCGCTTGGTCGCTGGGGAAAACCGTTGTGGTAGCTCCTAATTCAGCTCCCATGTTCGCAATCACGTGCCGGTCCATCGCGGTCAGGCCGGCCAGGCCGGGACCGTGGTACTCGATGATCCGGTTCACCCCGCCCTTGACGTCGTGTCGGCGCAGCATCTCCAGGATGACGTCCTTGGCCGAACACCACTGGGGCAGTTCACCTTCGAGCCTTATTCCCCACACCTCAGGCATCCGCAGGTGCAGTGGACGTCCCGAAATCGCCAGCGCCACTTCGAGACCACCCACTCCGATGGCCAACATGCCCAGCGAACCGGCCGCCGGGGTGTGCGAATCCGAACCCACCATGGTTTTGCCTGGAATCCCGAACCGCTGCATATGCGTCGGGTGCGACACTCCGTTGCCAGGCTTGGAAAACCAGAGACCGAAGCGCTGGCAGGCGGTGCGCAGATATTCGTGGTCCTCGGCGTTCTTCTCGTCGGTTTGCAGCAGGTTGTGGTCGACGTACTGCACGCTCACCTCGGTACGCGCCCTGTCGAGCCCGAGTGCCTCGAGTTCCTGCATTACCAGCGTGCCGGTCGCATCCTGGGTCAGTGTCTGGTCGATGTGTATCGCAATCTCCCGGCCCGGCGTCATCTCACCGGATACCAGGTGTGAGTTGATCAACTTGCGGGTGACGTTGAGCGCCATCATGGTCCTTCCCGATCACGGTGGGCTGGTGTGCTACCCGATGTATTCCCATGACCGGCTCGCGGCTATCACTGCAGTTTCGACCAATTCACCATAGGCTAACTTTAGCTGCCGAAAACTGCTCGCATTTGTCTACTTAGGCAAAGCTGTCCTGAATTAGTGTTACCTTCGTTGCTAAGGCTATCTACCTGCGCTAACGTTCACTTCATGAGCAATCGAAATGTCCCCACAACGAAATTCAATGCGCTGGTGCAAGATCAAATACGTAATGAATTCACGGTCGCCCAGCAATATATTGCGATGGC encodes:
- a CDS encoding class I SAM-dependent methyltransferase, with the protein product MSIDVPAGAEHASAISDRAMWALGDYALIAEQVMAPLGPLLVAAAGIGPGDRVLDVAAGSGNVSVPAARVGAHVVASDLTPELLQRAQRRAADLRLHLECREANAEALPFADGAFDAVLSAIGVMFAPRHQRAANELVRVCRAGGTIGLISWTPEGFFGQMLAAIRPYRPTPQPGMPPAALWGREDYVTGLLGQRVGDVSARRGMLTVDRFDSPEAVHEYFKHHYGPTISAYRNIADNPVLVASLDAQLIELAQSHLRDGVMQWEYLLVIARKW
- a CDS encoding MarR family transcriptional regulator, which codes for MTTKATATEESLDAITDALLTASRLLVGISAHSIARVDETITIPQFRTLVILSNRGPINLATLAAVLGVRPSAAGRMVDRLVGAGLVDRQPHPTSRRELLAALTERGREVVRKVTAQRRAEIARIVERMPASERHGLVRALTAFTAAGGEPAAHLDDGA
- a CDS encoding RsmB/NOP family class I SAM-dependent RNA methyltransferase; the encoded protein is MTRGRRTPESRSSRPGKPRHRQRRRPLDPARRAAFDVLRAVSERDAYPNLALPALLRERGIRGRDAAFATELTYGTCRTLGLLDAIIGAAAGRPSESINPVLLDLLRLGAYQLLRTRVDAHAAVSTTVEQAGIEFDSARAGFVNAVLRAIDARDEQSWLAELAPDPACDPIGYTAFVHAHPRWIAQAFADALGPAAGELDALLASDDERPQVHLAARPDALSARELADAVRGSVGRYSPYAVYLPTGDPAQLPAVRDGLALVQDEGSQLVARALTLAPVDGDTGRWLDLCAGPGGKTALVAALGAGSGARVTAVEPSAHRAELVARNTRGLPVEVVRVDARCSGLAPGFDRVLVDVPCTGLGALRRRPEARWRRRPTDIPALTKLQRELLAAAIALTRPGGVVMYATCSPHLAETVGVVADALRRHPVRALDTRPLFEPVDRLGDGPYVQLWPHRHGTDAMFAAALQVGPK
- the fmt gene encoding methionyl-tRNA formyltransferase yields the protein MRLVFAGTPETALPALRRLIDSPRHDVVAVLTRPDAASGRRGRPEPSPVARAALDLGIPLLRPRRPNSAEFVAELCGLAPDCCPVVAYGALLGEELLAIPPHGWVNVHFSLLPAWRGAAPVQAAIAAGDTITGATTFRIEPSLDSGPVYGVVTEEIRPTDTAGDLLERLAVSGAALLETTLDGIADGTLTPVPQPADGVSFAPKVTVDRARVRWDLPAPVVERRIRAFTPKPGAWTLIGDQRVKIGPVSIDDQAPKPLEPGSIHVGRHDVWIGTSSEPVRLGQIQPPGKKFMNAVDWARGARLDPDARAV
- a CDS encoding aconitate hydratase; the protein is MALNVTRKLINSHLVSGEMTPGREIAIHIDQTLTQDATGTLVMQELEALGLDRARTEVSVQYVDHNLLQTDEKNAEDHEYLRTACQRFGLWFSKPGNGVSHPTHMQRFGIPGKTMVGSDSHTPAAGSLGMLAIGVGGLEVALAISGRPLHLRMPEVWGIRLEGELPQWCSAKDVILEMLRRHDVKGGVNRIIEYHGPGLAGLTAMDRHVIANMGAELGATTTVFPSDQAVRDFMRAEGREDDWVELVADDGAGYDIEETIDLSKIEPLIAQPSSPGNVVPVRDAAGKDVAQVVIGSSANPGLRDFAIAAAMVAGRQTAPHVSFDINPTSREILADLTKMGALTELVVAGARIHQAGYMGCIGMGQAPAVGRNSLRTMPRNFPGRSGTREDSVWLCSPETAAASALTGVITDPREWARKAKVKYPKLELPRQNSVNTAMLVPPLPQEQARNVEPVKGQNVSSLPEFSPLPDEIEAPVLLKVGDNISTDEISPAGARALPYRSNIPKLSMFSFAQLDDSYPQRAQQAQQTGHVVVGGDNYGQGSSREHAAIAPRYLGLRVVIAKSFARIHWQNLANYGVLALEFDDEDDYDTIEQGDTLRIGNLRDTLARSDTLQVDNVTKKTCLTVRQRLSQRQVKDVLAGGLIPRLAGEEATRS